The genomic region CACGAGGTGTACACGTCGTCGTCCTCCTCCTGCACCAGGGTCTCCGTGTGCTTCACGTCATCCACCCCCATCGTCTTCCAGGCGTCGTTCCTGTACTCTATCTTGTCATACTTGTCGATGGGCTCGTACGTGTCGTTCATCACCTTGGGGGTGGCTTTATTGGAGAGGAACTTGCGCGGCGGCTTCGTCGGTTTGGGGCGGGGCTTCTTGTCCGAGTCGAGACTGGATGATTCGACGTCGTGGAGCGTCGTGGAGGCGGTGGGTGATGGCGGCAGGGGGCTGCGAGAGCGGGCCTCCATGCTGAGGGCGGCGTGGAATTGATTGTCGCCGCAGTCGAGCAATGGTAAGGAGGTGGTGGAGTCTTCCTGGAGAAGCTTTTTCATCGACTTCATCTTCGATGCCAGACACCTATTCATACAAATTTCTactgaattttttgacaatCTTCTTCTCAACATTGAAAACATTACGTTCCCAAtcgaaaaccaaaaaaaaaaacattcttcACGTACCAACACATCTTCGCAAGTGACATTATTCTTTGAACACATGTTACAAGTATCCTCTGAACGGACGATATTTTGCCACTTCTTTGACAGTTATGTTACCGATTACAGGAATCTGTAGTCAAATACAAACCTGAAGATTTCCTGCTGATTTGAGTGCTCCAGGAAGAACGTCCCCTCCCCCGAGTCACACTTGCGCCCCGCTTCGAACGTGAATTTTCCGCTTTTGTAGCCATACCGCCTGATAAAGTGGTACGGCCAAGTGTAGAGAACAGTCCCATCGTATGACCTCTTCAGTTGCATGGCATTCAACGTTAAAACAAGAATGTAGATGGAACCGCTATCGAGACCGCAGCGTTCGGACGCCGGCGAGGGGTAGATTTTCACGTTGAAAATTCCCTCCCCCGAAGAGCAATACAAGTCGTTGTCCTCTTGGATGCTGGTGATGTTGGAGAGATCATCTGGGAAGGCGACCGACTGGAATGCAGCCAACCACTTGGCTTTCTCCTCAGCGGTCAGAGCGTCGAATTCGTAGGGGCAAGAGTTCGTTTTGGTGGTGATTGTGAATCTGGTGTCGCCGTCCGAGCCGATTTTGATGCAGTTTTCCAGCGTGATTATTCTGACCGGGACGCCTTTGGTTTTGTCAGAGTTGTCCCATATTTCCAGTCGTTCGATGCCGAATTTGCTCGCTTTGAATAAGTAGCAGTACTTCTGTTGCCAGGATTTCTGGAATTCCGAAAACGGTCACGATAAGGCGATGTTTCTTTGTTTGGGTTACCTTCATCAGGAGTTTCCCGCTCGCTGGTAGGGCGAGACAACCCTTGTAGACctctttttcattttccattaTCTTGCTTGTGGGCAATTTTTCTGGTTTTCGGCGAGTATGGTCACAACAATGTGGGATTTTATCACAAACATATCACTCCTTATCACTTAAACCTAACCTAAGTCATCGTTCAAATTTCCGCAAGCGGCGTTGCCACATTTGCGCCCAtcaaaacacaaaatacacaaaaaaaatccgaTTTGTCAAGATTTCTTTTACAgacattttgacaaaataattcgTTCCTATATTTCATTCAGCACAATTCCAACCATTTCTTCAAGTAAATTACATCCTCTTTGTGTTATCCTAAACCATTTGACAACTAGGTTTTGGTATGACAAGGTCGTGGAAAGCAAATCATGTATTTGATACATACATGGGCGGCGTCAGTTTgtcggtgtaaaatttatactTTATTAGAGATCTTCTTTTAGTATTTGTATATTTAccgaataaatatttatcaaagAAACTTTGAAAGTGACAAGGACagtatgtcaaaataaaagtcGTTCTTTAGATGTTGTCACTTCATTTTATTACAtacttatgtattttatttgctgttggcaatgaaacaattgaaaaacattggtgtttttttgtctcgtaactggcactgaccggatgttttaacttgacaccgcattaaaaaaaaagttatgtcGGTTATCTTTATGCTATTACAGAAATGAACCTTTCAtggtaaatttgaaattttcattcataccaacagattcaggaTTCAgctgtaattttaatttcagtagccggcttttttcggaaattcgaaaatgtactgtgggttgcatttttaattccgtcggactcattattactcgtgaaatatcctgtatgaataaaacctaatatattactcctactatactgaagttttctttcgtctttcctaagtgcaaacatgcagaataataataaaacatgttGTTGTCATCCTACGACGTCCGGTGCCCCTAGCCCTGTGTTCACGGCCTTCTGGAGTCCATGCCTGACAACATCTTAAAATGGTGTCTAGAGATCTGCCAATTCTTCTGGCAATTTCTAAAGTCCGCCCTCTTAATAGgtatgcgttcaaatgaaaatctgGGCTGACTgacgttgaaaaaagtaaacattttggAACAGTGTATAGTTTGAATTTCACGCCATTTCCTCTAATTTtccacaataaaaaaaataattctcccgcaaccaacaatacttTAAGTTAAGGAGAGTGTCAGCAGTGGCGTAGATAAAATTTACTGTTCGTTTATCGATCTATTGTTTCCGTCAAATTAATATAATtcaaagagagaaaaaaaggaaaataaaaaatagaatttctgCGACCcagttttaaataatgttaaagtGCACAGAACAACAACCATGTTCTGTACTTGAGAGCGATCGGTGAGTCTCAAGGAAGCGTTCAAAATTAAAGCGTAAACTGTCAAAGAGTTAGAAATTGAAGAATTACGATTCGCAAACAAACGGATTTAGAAATTTCGTACTGTACCTCTCGCTTAGTTCATGTATTCAGTGACCTCCGGAACGAAACTTGTTGGCAATTCTTATTACCAAAGAGTCATATGAATAATTCACTTAATAAAAACATTAGAgaaaaaatcacaacaaaaCCGATTTCTCCCAAGAGCCGTTGCCTCGAGCCTCCCAACTAAAAACTTTCCaagacaatttgaaaaaaaattcaactcaAGTCCATCCGCATCTTCTCGTGCGATTTAATCCGACTCTCATTACCATTCAAATACCAACAAAGCGGCACAAAGCGACCGCCTTCACCTCGATAAGTGCCCCAACTTTCACATTTCCGCGTGATCgccaaattttgaataaaaatcgtCACTTGACGCGTTCTTCTTCGAGCCATTGTATTTGACGAAACCCGCTGTGGTCGACGTTTCGCAAGGTCAACCTCAGGGAGAACGTCCAATTTATAAGTGTTAGTGATTTGAAATCGGTTCTTAGTCGCAGACATGCCGCGCTTGTTGAATATCGTTATTCTCCTGCTTTTCGCCGTTGGTAAGTGTTACACCTTTTTTCGCCGAGCGCTCTTCTTCGTCTCAGAGAAATCCGATGGGAAAGTTCGAACGATCCGTCGGAAAAGTTTGCGTCTTTTCGGCATCCCGGAGTCTCCGGAGTCTCTTTTCGGCAACACGATCGGCCACGTAAACGCGGCGTTGTCGCGTCGTGAAAGTGATTCTTGGATTCCTGCACGACAAAGGCCAACCGCCACCTCCAGCCATTTAACACGACAGAATTCTTTTGTGATTAGAAGAAATGTCAATCATTATTAATTCCTGCATTCTTCATATTTACAAATAGTGTTACCAACTGATTTCTCGCGAAACAAAACCCTCGACACGTCATTCATCCGCTAACGCCACAAAAAGaaacctacttgatttttctgtttttgcaaaattctacAACTGGCCAATGGTACCAATACCAaaaccaataataataattttattttgcatcaTTTAATTTGTGTTGCTGTTTCTTTTTTGTGTGCTGCAGTGGAAAACGatctattattattgttgttgtttttgttgttgtcaaattttaaaGCTTGACCTGATTCggcaaaaaatgaaaagttgTTGACCAACACGAGACCCTTGGGGTGCGCCTCCGGTTGAGATGTGTTGGTTTTGCAGGAATGGCAACGGCGGCCGGCAGGAAGCAGCAGGCGGCTGAGCAGAACAGGAGGAAGAACGCCGCCAAAGACCGTGAGACGGGGGAAGACTCTGAGACCACGGACCAATGCCCCGAACCCTTTGGGTACTTCGCCGACGCCGAACAGTGCGACAAGTACTACGACTGCAGGGATGGGGAAATCACCGAGAAGCTCTGTCCCGATGGGATGGTGTTCAACGACTACAGCAGCGAGTACGAGAAGTGCGATTTGCCCTTCAACATAGATTGCTCGTCGAGGTCCAAATTGCGTGAGTAGCATTCCTAGTCCTGGTACTGTCGGGAGTACTGTTTTGAGACTTGTTCTGTGATGAATTGCGCATTCTGGGTTGTAGAAATTGTGAGAGTCACGCTTCAATTGTTCCAATGGtacgaaaaaatcataataaatATTCTACGGTCTACTAGGTTGGGTGATTATTTAACgtgatgtttttgttttatttgtgtgGATTTATGCTTGGCAATTTTGAATAGAATCTAGTCCTTGCAACGCTGTAAGAGAGAGTTTGTCTAAGTTGTTGATGTaaatcgaaggtaaaataaatatcaaaaataaaaactctaaATTCTTTACTAGTCGGTCTTCTTGCAAGGTGGTGCCATGGTTTATATACTAAAACTTCGCTAAAGAAAAACTCTCACTATTAGTGAAGACCGCATCAAATTCTCTTCAGTAGTTCTTTAGGTATAAGAAGACGAGTGATACATAAATACAAATGTTGCCTTTTATGAGATGTTAAGATATAATATAAACCAAATAACATTTAAACTGTAATCTAGAGCGATTAGTGTGTCCCAAGGAAGCTTTTTAAATCCAACTCTGTTCACAATTTAGACAGAAACTGTCAGACAGTAGAAAATTGAAGATTTATGGTTCGAAAGAAAACATGGTTTTGTCTGATAAGATCAGTCAGgaagttaatattcaaaaacctaaagttttataaaatataactCTCATTGTAAGAGTTAACAAGTGGAAAggttgaaaatttgtaaaattggaTTTCTTATATTAATTCCTTCAAGAATTTAGGTGAATTTACGTAAATGATACCTGATTTCGGTCGCTTCGGCACACTCCGAACATTTGCATCATGATGGTCCGTACTCGAAATTTTGTAATGTATACCAGGAATTTTGACTGTTTCGACAATAAATGGATTATTGGATTTTCCAGGCCCTTCTAGGTACCTACCTAGGACCACTAAGTAAAAATAGTCCATAATATTTATGTCACGCGAACCTGCATTGATtagcaaacaaaaattttaatgtgtaTTTGGTCTTAgacgaataatttttaaattattattgttataaaaaatgacatttatcacAAACCTGATCGATGcgatctattttttattatttagcaAAGATTGCAGAGCACAAATGCGTTGAAGACTTCCAAtaagaaatgtttaaatacGGCCCATTTCTGAACCTTCAATAATTTGAGTAATTTGTGACGGCCGACAGCAATGGGCTGTCCCAACCGTTCCAACCCTCATAAAAGTATTAGTATAGTATCCAAAAACTTGTAGTTTATaaagaaaatatcaatttaattcattttctgCTTGCACGTTTTGATGTTTGCTTTTTTATATCATCCAAAAAGAACAAATAATTCTCATTGAAGagttaaagaaaattaaaactatGAAAATCCAATTTTTAGGCTGATTGTTCAGTTGTAGGAATTAGgcttttttacacttttcgAAAACGCAttcttaacaaaaaatataactcTCATTGTAAGAGTTAACAGGTGGAAAGgttgaaaaattgtgaaattagatttgttatacagggtgattcatattgtttcataaatattttaaccagtggcagATTCCGGTCTCAAAAGGCcttgacaataaaatattgagacataggtacttcaaaaattggcaaaaattaccacatcggttttttcactattagtAAATGTCATTCTTCGCTAGTTGATTCTACTTTACGTCCaatgtataacaaatgtcatgaATGTCATAATAGAAGCAAACAACTGTTGCTATAGAGAAACTATTGGTATTATAAAGGTcgctttagtttcattttgacaacaatgTCCGACAGTTTGTttcaacgtaaaatattttcatttatctgcAGTTCTTAAAAGGTGGTAGTACACTCTTTAACATGTtttatcttcaacaattttaacgttagaacctagacatttttgtaagagtgtTTAGGGGTTGGAATCTACCACtggttaaagtttgtatgatactatatgaatcaccctgtataattcaCTGCTTCGAGAATTTACGTGAATTACAGTATTTTGTAAGctattgtattaaattaactctGTCTTCAATTTTTAGTCGGAACAGTCTATgcatgaaaaaatataaaaataactcttACTGTAAGAGttagttaataaaaaaaaaaaacttaatacaatttttacgataatcattttttttcaatttttgaatagaAATTTGTAACGTagaaagaaacattttcaatcacAGTTTAATAAGAAATGTAATTGACATTTCTCACTTCTTAGGATACCTAATTTGCGtaagttaaaatattttttcctaaacTAAACTAT from Tenebrio molitor chromosome 8, icTenMoli1.1, whole genome shotgun sequence harbors:
- the Dok gene encoding docking protein 3 yields the protein MENEKEVYKGCLALPASGKLLMKKSWQQKYCYLFKASKFGIERLEIWDNSDKTKGVPVRIITLENCIKIGSDGDTRFTITTKTNSCPYEFDALTAEEKAKWLAAFQSVAFPDDLSNITSIQEDNDLYCSSGEGIFNVKIYPSPASERCGLDSGSIYILVLTLNAMQLKRSYDGTVLYTWPYHFIRRYGYKSGKFTFEAGRKCDSGEGTFFLEHSNQQEIFRCLASKMKSMKKLLQEDSTTSLPLLDCGDNQFHAALSMEARSRSPLPPSPTASTTLHDVESSSLDSDKKPRPKPTKPPRKFLSNKATPKVMNDTYEPIDKYDKIEYRNDAWKTMGVDDVKHTETLVQEEDDDVYTSWGDLKQNPAVVPAQTRAPKIITQSSTEDNYDKLEFFGSSNKLNVKSGYKQVSVASGLNAVCPPSFNDYDEVQPAMEEIRLADDKHLGYALVRKSSGKEKSDVDHQFHNNEPYAVISKPKRV